The following proteins are co-located in the Pseudomonas cavernae genome:
- a CDS encoding class I SAM-dependent methyltransferase has product MTCPQPLIRLAPITSGPILRNPKILLSGEHQPTLLRYLEGWPKRWSQPRTLLIQFAHEGESLARFATNSFDLAVVQAPSREQLPELVRELIRVARQGLITRRRA; this is encoded by the coding sequence ATGACCTGTCCCCAACCACTCATTCGCCTGGCCCCGATCACCAGCGGGCCGATTCTGCGCAACCCCAAGATACTGCTCAGCGGCGAACACCAGCCGACCCTGCTGCGTTATCTCGAGGGCTGGCCCAAGCGCTGGAGCCAGCCGCGCACCCTGCTGATTCAGTTCGCCCACGAAGGCGAATCGCTGGCGCGCTTTGCGACGAATAGCTTCGACCTGGCCGTGGTCCAGGCCCCAAGCCGCGAGCAATTGCCGGAGCTGGTGCGCGAGCTGATCCGGGTCGCCCGCCAGGGGCTGATTACCCGCCGCCGGGCCTAG
- the greB gene encoding transcription elongation factor GreB yields the protein MSRYRPPRSAGTPLITPEGEARMRAELHELWHVRRPQVTQAVSEAAAQGDRSENAEYTYGKKMLREIDSRVRFLSKRLENLKVVSERPSDPSKVYFGAWVTIEDEDGAESRYRIVGPDELDLKQNLISIDSPLARAMIGKALDAEVRVQTPTGEKTCYIVDIHYP from the coding sequence ATGAGTCGTTATCGTCCACCGCGCAGCGCGGGCACACCGCTGATCACTCCCGAAGGCGAAGCACGGATGCGCGCCGAACTGCATGAGCTCTGGCACGTGCGCCGCCCGCAAGTCACTCAGGCGGTCAGCGAGGCGGCAGCCCAGGGCGACCGCTCGGAGAATGCCGAATACACCTACGGCAAGAAGATGCTGCGCGAGATCGATAGCCGTGTGCGTTTTCTCAGCAAGCGCCTGGAAAACCTCAAGGTCGTCAGCGAACGCCCTTCCGATCCGAGCAAGGTGTATTTCGGCGCCTGGGTGACCATCGAGGACGAAGACGGCGCGGAGTCGCGCTATCGCATCGTCGGCCCGGACGAGCTGGATCTGAAGCAGAACCTGATCAGCATCGACTCGCCACTGGCGCGCGCCATGATCGGCAAGGCCCTGGACGCCGAAGTGCGGGTGCAGACTCCGACCGGCGAGAAGACCTGCTATATCGTCGACATCCACTATCCCTGA
- a CDS encoding ABC transporter permease, whose amino-acid sequence MAGMSLSRLGALAYRQLLRDARSGELRVLFFALLVAVAASTAIGYFGARLNGAMLLRATEFLGADLVLNGSSPATPEQIDSGKRLGLEHAQVVEFSSVIATDNGIQLASVKAAGSAYPLRGQLKSAAAPYQPESVGKGPQPGEAWAEARLFAALNLRVGDPIEVGNKTLKLSRVLTYEPDRAGDFYSLTPRVLMHLADLAATGIVQPGSRVRYRELWRGSPQALADYRRAVKPDLTPSQRLEDARDGNRQIGGALARAERYLNLASLAAVLLAGVAVALSAARFAARRFDASALLRCLGLSRRETLGLYSLQLAQLGLLASLCGALLGWLAQLGLFHLLQGLLPATVPPGGLLPALAGIATGLVALAGFALPPLAALGRVPPLRVLRRDLLPLPPSAWLVYGAAVLALGLIMWRLSLDLRLTLGLLGGGLVAAALLGGLLLFCLRGLRRLLARAALPWRLGLGQLLRHPLAAAGQSLAFGLILLAMALITLLRSELLDTWQDQLPADAPNHFALNVLPAEKDAFAARLAQLSSHPTPLYPVVPGRLVAINGEPVRQVVSKDSTGDRAVRRDLSLTWATELPESNQLTAGSWWNSAHASELPGVSVEAKLAESLRLKLGDRLSFNVGGLEREARVSSFRLVDWDSFQPNFYMVFEPGTLQDLPVTYLTSFYLPPHHEQQLVELARAFPAVTLLQVDALLAQLRSILAQVTLAVEYVLLFVLAAGLTVLFAGLQATLDERIRQGAMLRALGARRQLLASARRAEFAVLGAGSGILAALGCELVSFLLYRFAFDMNWHPHPWLLLLPLIGALLIGGAGMLGTRRALNASPLSVLREG is encoded by the coding sequence ATGGCCGGCATGTCCCTGTCCCGCTTGGGCGCCCTCGCCTACCGGCAACTGCTCCGTGACGCCCGCTCCGGCGAGTTGCGCGTGCTGTTCTTCGCCCTGCTGGTGGCCGTCGCCGCCAGTACCGCCATCGGTTACTTCGGCGCACGTCTGAACGGCGCCATGCTGCTGCGCGCCACCGAATTCCTCGGCGCCGATCTGGTGCTCAACGGCAGTTCACCAGCAACGCCTGAGCAGATCGACAGCGGTAAGCGTCTGGGCCTGGAGCATGCACAGGTGGTCGAGTTTTCCAGCGTGATCGCCACCGACAATGGCATCCAGCTGGCCAGCGTCAAGGCGGCGGGCAGCGCCTATCCCCTGCGTGGCCAGTTGAAAAGCGCCGCAGCGCCTTATCAGCCGGAAAGCGTCGGCAAGGGGCCGCAACCCGGCGAGGCCTGGGCCGAGGCGCGCCTGTTCGCGGCCCTGAACCTGCGAGTCGGCGACCCGATCGAGGTCGGCAACAAGACGCTGAAACTCAGCCGCGTACTGACCTACGAACCGGATCGCGCCGGCGACTTCTATAGCCTGACGCCACGAGTGCTGATGCATCTCGCCGACCTCGCCGCCACCGGCATCGTCCAGCCCGGCAGCCGTGTGCGCTACCGCGAGCTGTGGCGCGGCAGCCCACAGGCGCTGGCGGACTACCGCCGCGCGGTCAAACCCGACCTGACGCCCAGCCAGCGCCTCGAAGACGCCCGCGACGGCAACCGCCAGATCGGTGGAGCGCTGGCCCGCGCCGAGCGCTATCTGAACCTCGCCAGCCTGGCGGCGGTGCTGCTCGCCGGGGTCGCGGTCGCCTTGTCGGCCGCACGTTTCGCCGCCCGGCGCTTCGATGCCAGCGCCCTGCTGCGCTGCCTGGGGCTCTCGCGCCGGGAAACCTTAGGGCTATATAGCCTGCAGTTGGCGCAGCTCGGTTTATTGGCCAGCCTGTGCGGCGCCCTGCTCGGCTGGCTGGCGCAACTGGGGCTGTTCCATCTCCTGCAAGGCTTGCTACCCGCTACGGTACCGCCGGGCGGTCTGCTGCCGGCGCTGGCCGGCATCGCCACCGGCCTGGTCGCATTGGCCGGCTTTGCTCTACCGCCACTGGCCGCCCTCGGCCGCGTTCCGCCGCTGCGGGTACTGCGCCGCGACCTGCTGCCGTTGCCGCCGAGCGCCTGGCTGGTCTATGGCGCTGCCGTGCTGGCCCTCGGCCTGATCATGTGGCGCCTCAGCCTGGATCTACGCCTGACCTTAGGCTTGCTCGGTGGTGGTCTGGTCGCCGCTGCGCTGCTCGGCGGGCTATTGCTGTTCTGCCTGCGCGGTTTGCGCCGTTTGCTGGCGCGCGCAGCCCTGCCCTGGCGTCTAGGGCTGGGTCAGCTATTGCGTCATCCCCTGGCTGCAGCCGGCCAGTCGCTGGCCTTCGGCCTGATCCTCCTGGCCATGGCGCTGATCACCCTGCTGCGCAGCGAACTGCTGGACACCTGGCAGGATCAGTTGCCGGCCGATGCCCCCAATCACTTTGCCCTCAATGTGCTGCCCGCCGAGAAAGACGCGTTCGCTGCCCGTCTGGCCCAACTCTCGTCACATCCGACGCCGCTCTATCCGGTGGTGCCGGGACGGCTGGTGGCCATCAACGGCGAGCCGGTACGGCAGGTCGTCAGCAAGGACAGCACCGGTGACCGCGCCGTTCGCCGCGACCTCAGCCTCACCTGGGCCACCGAGCTACCGGAAAGCAACCAGCTGACCGCCGGCAGCTGGTGGAATAGCGCCCATGCCAGCGAGTTGCCCGGCGTCTCGGTGGAAGCCAAGCTGGCGGAAAGCCTGCGTCTCAAGCTGGGCGATCGCCTCAGCTTCAACGTCGGCGGGCTCGAGCGCGAGGCCCGGGTGAGCAGCTTCCGTCTGGTCGATTGGGACAGCTTCCAGCCCAACTTCTATATGGTCTTCGAGCCCGGCACGCTGCAGGATTTGCCGGTCACCTACCTGACCAGCTTCTATCTGCCGCCGCACCATGAGCAGCAGCTGGTCGAACTGGCCCGTGCCTTTCCGGCCGTCACCCTGCTGCAGGTCGATGCCCTGCTGGCGCAACTGCGCAGCATCCTCGCCCAGGTCACCCTGGCGGTGGAATATGTCCTGCTGTTCGTGCTGGCCGCCGGCCTCACCGTGCTGTTCGCCGGCCTGCAGGCGACCCTTGACGAACGCATCCGCCAGGGCGCCATGCTGCGCGCCCTCGGGGCCCGGCGCCAGTTGCTGGCCAGCGCGCGCCGCGCCGAGTTCGCCGTGCTCGGCGCCGGCAGCGGCATACTGGCGGCGCTGGGCTGTGAACTGGTGAGCTTTCTGCTGTATCGCTTCGCCTTCGATATGAACTGGCATCCGCATCCCTGGCTCCTGCTGTTGCCGCTGATAGGTGCCCTGCTGATCGGTGGTGCCGGCATGCTGGGCACTCGCCGGGCCCTGAATGCCAGTCCGCTCAGCGTGTTGCGCGAAGGTTGA